The Solanum pennellii chromosome 11, SPENNV200 genome contains a region encoding:
- the LOC107003451 gene encoding UDP-glycosyltransferase 91A1-like, producing the protein MAENGKKLHIAVFPWLAFGHMIPYLELSKLIAQKGHIISFISTPRNIDRLPKLPPNLTPFFNFVKLPMPHVEKLPENAEATIDLPYEQVKYLKLAHDALQESMAKFLEDSDIDFILFDFASYWIPSIASKFNIPTGYFSIFIAAVLGFIGSEPGLNNDYQIRKTPEEYTVSPNWVPFETTVAFKLFEVSRIFEASMKGEEDNVSDIIRMYKGLRYSDFLLVRSCSEFEPEWLKVVGDIHRKPVFPVGQLPTTPYEDDSTKIDAWREIKLWLDKQEKGKVIYVAFGSEAKPSQNELTELSLGLELSGLPFFWVLRIKRGESDDELIQLPEGFEERTKGRGIVYTSWAPQLKILSHDSVGGFLTHSGWSSVVEAIQFEKSLVLLTFLADQGINARLLEEKKMAYSIPRNDQDGSFTRHSVAESLKLVLTKKEGFIYREKIKEMKNLFCDKERQNNYVENLLSFLQNYEKIKA; encoded by the coding sequence ATGGCGGAAAACGGCAAAAAATTGCATATTGCAGTATTTCCATGGCTAGCTTTTGGTCATATGATTCCGTATTTAGAGCTATCAAAGCTCATAGCTCAAAAGGGTCatataatttcattcatttcGACTCCTAGAAATATTGATCGTCTCCCAAAACTTCCACCAAATCTTACTCCCTTTTTCAATTTCGTCAAACTTCCGATGCCCCACGTGGAAAAGTTGCCGGAAAATGCAGAAGCCACCATTGATTTACCTTATGAGCAAGTCAAGTATCTCAAACTTGCTCATGATGCACTACAAGAATCAATGGCTAAGTTTCTCGAAGATTCAGatattgattttatactatttgatTTTGCCTCTTATTGGATTCCTTCAATTGCTTCAAAATTCAACATTCCGACGGGTTACTTCAGCATATTCATAGCTGCGGTTCTGGGTTTCATCGGATCTGAGCCAGGATTGAACAATGATTATCAAATTCGGAAGACGCCAGAGGAATACACTGTTTCCCCAAATTGGGTGCCGTTTGAAACCACAGTTGCTTTCAAGCTTTTCGAAGTTTCGAGAATCTTCGAAGCTTCCATGAAGGGAGAAGAAGACAATGTTTCTGATATTATTCGTATGTATAAAGGTCTTAGATACTCTGATTTTTTGCTTGTGAGGAGCTGTTCGGAATTTGAACCCGAATGGTTGAAAGTTGTCGGAGATATCCACCGGAAGCCGGTTTTTCCGGTGGGTCAACTTCCGACTACGCCGTATGAAGATGACAGCACGAAGATCGATGCATGGAGAGAGATAAAACTATGGCTTGATAAGCAAGAAAAGGGGAAAGTTATTTACGTTGCATTTGGGAGCGAGGCAAAACCGAGTCAAAATGAACTTACTGAGTTATCACTCGGACTAGAGCTTTCTGGGTTGCCATTCTTTTGGGTTTTAAGAATTAAAAGAGGGGAGTCCGATGATGAATTGATTCAATTACCAGAAGGTTTCGAAGAACGAACAAAGGGACGAGGAATAGTGTACACAAGTTGGGCCCCACAACTCAAGATACTGAGTCATGATTCAGTAGGTGGGTTTTTGACTCATTCAGGATGGAGTTCAGTAGTCGAGGCAATACAATTTGAGAAGTCATTGGTTCTCTTAACATTTTTGGCTGATCAAGGGATAAATGCTAGGCTCTTGGAGGAGAAGAAGATGGCATATTCGATACCGAGAAATGATCAAGACGGGTCGTTCACTCGTCACTCAGTGGCCGAGTCATTGAAACTGGTACTCACTAAAAAAGAGGGTTTTATTTATCGAGAAAAGATTaaagagatgaaaaatcttttCTGTGACAAGGAACGACAAAATAATTATGTGGAGAATTTGTTGagttttcttcaaaattatgaaaagattaAAGCATGA
- the LOC107003153 gene encoding KH domain-containing protein HEN4: MNNQNHYRPPIKKFGSGSSSGGDPTAVLHPGQVHFRLLCHVSTAGGVIGNSGGLIRQLEAQTGCRIRFEDPLPNCHERVVNITGDSIIDRKIRVSYEGSDEEVEVVEVSRAQEGLIRVYERVLQVEGNGGAVGCRLLAISGQIGALMGKGGVIVDGIRKSTGAKIKVLTKEQLPACAVVPREELIQIMGVIAVVKRALVHVSRRLQIRLPAERYKDQVTSKGASHEQPVDYPLDTKSSIQPLPRNAVNHSSVAHSLSSDIDRVLNLDADSAQRKVVFRLLCSYISAGGVIGKGAQIVKALEKDTGASIKFSTPTVRSKERVAIISSLEVRKPLYSPAQVATVRVFERSVEVSREHGHIKAGSISARILVGPHEVKCLLDEKGIVSSDIGSAMRVEVQLLDAENAPNCAAENDKIVQIIGEHDNVRNALIQLTGRLREMVFSSLVSEGAVPTNYSCSSRSKSSKHESGTSMPSQPDHLSSFSTLYQTDHLGFGPNLGGPHTLLQDKSKDRSNNKMGKPVKRSMGSWKSSHGGRESGRMDENETASKPVVINVPKQKFGSVYGEDGSNLTRLKEISGATVVLQDPGPGECDGKVTISGTPEQIQMAQSLLQAFIFL; encoded by the exons atgaacaatCAAAACCACTACCGTCCGCCGATCAAAAAATTCGGCAGCGGTAGCAGTAGCGGAGGAGATCCAACAGCGGTACTTCATCCGGGTCAAGTTCATTTCCGCTTACTCTGCCACGTCAGCACAGCTGGTGGAGTCATCGGTAACTCCGGAGGTTTAATTAGGCAGCTGGAAGCTCAAACCGGGTGCAGAATCCGGTTTGAGGATCCGTTACCAAATTGCCATGAACGGGTTGTGAACATCACTGGTGATTCGATTATAGATAGGAAAATCCGGGTAAGCTATGAAGGGAGTGATGAGGAAGTTGAGGTAGTGGAAGTTTCTAGAGCTCAGGAAGGTTTGATTCGGGTTTACGAAAGGGTTTTGCAGGTGGAAGGGAATGGTGGAGCAGTTGGGTGCAGATTGCTTGCAATTTCTGGTCAAATTGGAGCTTTAATGGGAAAAGGTGGTGTAATTGTGGATGGTATAAGGAAAAGTACAGGAGCTAAGATTAAGGTTTTGACGAAAGAGCAGCTTCCAGCTTGTGCCGTCGTCCCGAGAGAAGAACTGATTCAG ATAATGGGTGTAATTGCTGTAGTAAAGAGAGCATTGGTTCATGTTTCTCGGCGTCTTCAAATTCGCTTACCAGCTGAGAGATACAAAGACCAAGTTACTTCAAAAGGTGCATCCCATGAACAACCTGTGGACTATCCTCTGGATACCAAATCCTCAATACAACCTTTGCCGAGAAATGCCGTTAATCATTCTTCAGTAGCCCATTCATTGTCATCCGATATTGATAGAGTTCTGAATCTTGATGCTGACTCTGCTCAAAGAAAAGTAGTCTTTAGATTGCTTTGCTCTTATATCTCTGCTGGAGGTGTGATTGGTAAGGGTGCCCAAATTGTCAAAGCTCTAGAGAAAGATACTGGAGCTTCTATAAAGTTTTCTACTCCAACAGTACGGTCAAAAGAACGTGTGGCCATCATATCTTCGCTTGAA GTTCGGAAGCCATTGTACTCGCCTGCACAAGTTGCCACAGTTCGAGTGTTTGAAAGATCTGTAGAAGTTAGCCGTGAACACGGACACATTAAGGCTGGCTCAATAAGTGCAAGAATCTTAGTTGGGCCGCATGAAGTTAAATGCCTCCTTGATGAAAAGGGAATAGTTTCATCTGATATAGGTTCAGCGATGAGGGTTGAAGTACAGCTATTGGATGCAGAGAACGCTCCAAACTGTGCTGCAGAGAATGACAAAATAGTGCAG ATCATTGGCGAGCATGATAACGTGAGGAATGCCCTTATTCAACTTACTGGTAGGCTGAGggaaatggtcttttccagctTGGTTTCTGAAGGAGCAGTGCCTACAAACTATTCTTGTTCTTCGCGCTCCAAGAGCAGTAAACATGAATCTGGTACTAGTATGCCTTCTCAGCCAGATCACTTGTCCAGCTTTTCTACTCTTTACCAAACGGATCACCTTGGCTTTGGACCAAATCTTGGTGGTCCTCATACATTGTTACAGGACAAG TCGAAGGATAGATCGAATAACAAGATGGGCAAGCCGGTCAAACGAAGCATGGGTAGCTGGAAGAGTTCTCATGGTGGACGTGAGAGTGGAAG GATGGACGAGAATGAGACAGCAAGCAAACCCGTCGTGATAAATGttccaaaacaaaaatttgGTTCTGTTTATGGCGAGGATGGTTCCAATTTAACTCGACTGAAAGAG ATCTCTGGAGCGACAGTCGTCCTTCAAGATCCAGGTCCCGGAGAATGTGATGGAAAGGTGACCATATCCGGTACACCTGAACAGATCCAGATGGCACAAAGCCTTCTTCAAGCCTTCATCTTCTTGTAA